In one Stegostoma tigrinum isolate sSteTig4 chromosome 28, sSteTig4.hap1, whole genome shotgun sequence genomic region, the following are encoded:
- the mul1b gene encoding mitochondrial ubiquitin ligase activator of NFKB 1, with the protein MDGVGKPLVAAVAAGSALTAFCYSLYRRKRAAARSLQDATKLHLDENLKTILLNAPGKCLPYAVIEGAVNPVKETLNSQFVDGCKGVIQRLVLQEHKMVWNRTTHIWNDCEKIIHQRTNTVPFDLVPTDGSPGISVRVIKPLESSELNLEMMYEKFHPAVQTFTDIIGHFISGERPKGVKETEEMLQDKDIITGVGEIVLDSNIIKIQPPKQGLQYYLSRLDFESLLQKQESKANLWKILTMVFGITTCITLFFILRQLYKHYVREQEQSRLQREMLAVKKQHLQELDLTEDQIPQNACAICLSKERSSVFLECGHVCSCSDCYEALPVPKKCPICRNIISRLVPLYNS; encoded by the exons ATGGACGGCGTCGGGAAGCCTCTGGTCGCTGCAGTGGCGGCGGGCTCGGCCCTCACTGCCTTCTGTTACTCGCTTTACCGCCGCAAACGGGCCGCTGCCCGCTCCCTGCAG GATGCAACAAAACTTCATTTAGATGAAAATCTCAAGACTATTTTGTTGAATGCGCCAGGAAAATGCCTTCCCTACGCTGTGATAGAAG gTGCTGTTAACCCTGTCAAAGAAACCCTAAATAGCCAGTTTGTGGATGGCTGCAAAGGAGTTATACAACGTCTTGTTTTACAGGAACATAAAATGGTATGGAATCGAACTACCCACATCTG GAATGACTGTGAAAAGATTATTCATCAAAGGACCAACACTGTACCCTTTGACCTTGTGCCTACTGATGGTAGCCCTGGCATCTCAGTCAGGGTGATAAAACCCTTGGAGTCCTCTGAACTGAACTTGGAAATGATGTATGAGAAATTTCACCCTGCAGTACAAACATTTACTGATATAATTGGTCATTTCATCAGTGGTGAGCGACCGAAGGGAGTCAAAGAGACTGAAGAAATGCTGCAAGATAAAGACATCATAACTGGGGTTGGGGAAATTGTATTGGACAGTAACATTATTAAGATACAGCCTCCAAAGCAAGGACTCCAGTACTACTTAAGTCGACTGGATTTTGAGTCTCTTCTTCAAAAACAGGAGTCCAAGGCAAACTTGTGGAAAATCCTGACGATGGTGTTTGGAATTACAACTTGTATAACTTTATTTTTCATATTACGACAACTGTATAAACATTATGTAAGGGAACAGGAACAGTCAAGGCTGCAGAGAGAAATGCTGGCAGTGAAGAAGCAACATTTGCAGGAGCTTGACTTGACAGAAGATCAAATCCCACAAAACGCATGTGCCATCTGTCTAAGCAAGGAACGTTCCTCTGTGTTCCTGGAGTGTGGACATGTCTGCTCCTGTTCTGATTGTTACGAAGCCTTACCTGTACCTAAGAAATGTCCTATTTGTCGAAACATTATCTCCAGATTAGTCCCATTGTACAATAGTTAA